A single Montipora foliosa isolate CH-2021 chromosome 7, ASM3666993v2, whole genome shotgun sequence DNA region contains:
- the LOC138011820 gene encoding uncharacterized protein has translation MRPILSATGTYNFNLAKWLEEKLKPLSVNEYTITDVFDFADEIRSSPMNEEDILVSYDVTALFTNVPLSETINILVDKAFTNDWFNQTYDLDLEKEELTQLLKVATTNQLFQFDGQLYEQTDGVAMGSPLGPLMANVFMCHLEDKLARDGMVPSLYKRYVDDTLARMPNTDAAADFLATLNGLHPSLKFTMELPSENTIPFIGIQIIKNGTELETRVYRKPTNTGLLLHFQSHVDKRYKTGLLKTMLHRAHALSSTTEAFNEECAKLRSIFSRLDYPIGLVNSTINMFILSRPEKKIDDVNTIRIVLPFKGQIAANAVRRQLRDLSRKICVTLQPIFVSKKLEQDLKPKEIKPSIVNRQCVVYKFACDLCDADYVGYTARHLHQRIAEHKYSSIGKHLLEAHGDKNLLNEGQFRVLKKCHGKFDCLVYEMLFIQELKPSLNTESDSISAKLFV, from the coding sequence ATGAGACCAATCCTATCAGCCACTGGAACTTACAACTTTAACTTGGCTAAATGGcttgaagaaaaattgaaacCTCTTTCTGTGAACGAGTATACTATTACTGATGTGTTTGATTTTGCTGACGAGATCCGCTCTAGTCCTATGAATGAAGAAGACATACTGGTCTCCTATGATGTCACAGCCCTTTTTACCAATGTACCATTAAGTGAGACTATTAACATCCTGGTCGACAAAGCCTTTACCAACGATTGGTTTAATCAAACGTATGATCTTGATCTTGAGAAAGAGGAACTTACTCAGCTTCTTAAAGTTGCCACAACTAACCAACTTTTCCAGTTCGATGGTCAACTGTATGAGCAGACtgatggtgtagcgatgggctcGCCTCTTGGCCCGCTAATGGCCAATGTGTTTATGTGCCACCTCGAGGACAAACTCGCACGCGACGGTATGGTACCCTCTCTTTACAAGAGGTATGTCGACGACACTCTTGCTAGAATGCCTAACACCGATGCTGCTGCTGACTTTCTGGCTACATTGAATGGTCTACATCCGAGCCTGAAGTTTACAATGGAACTTCCTTCTGAGAATACGATCCCTTTCATTGGTATTCAGATCATTAAGAATGGGACAGAACTTGAAACTCGTGTTTACAGAAAGCCGACCAACACCGGTCTACTCTTACATTTTCAAAGCCATGTTGACAAACGTTACAAAACCGGTTTATTGAAGACCATGCTGCATCGTGCCCATGCCCTGTCATCTACGACAGAAGCCTTTAATGAGGAATGCGCAAAGTTGCGCTCTATATTCTCCCGACTTGATTATCCTATTGGCCTCGTAAATTCTACTATTAATATGTTTATTCTGTCTAGGCCGGAAAAGAAAATCGATGATGTTAACACAATCAGAATAGTTCTCCCTTTCAAAGGTCAAATAGCCGCTAATGCAGTCCGTAGGCAATTACGTGATCTCAGCAGAAAGATTTGCGTCACTTTGCAGCCTATTTTTGTGAGCAAAAAATTGGAACAAGATCTTAAGCCTAAAGAAATTAAGCCGAGTATTGTAAATcggcaatgcgttgtttataaatttgcatgtgatctgtgtgatgcagattatgtcggttATACGGCCCGACACCTTCATCAGCGCATTGCCGAACATAAGTATTCGTCTATCGGTAAACACCTTTTAGAAGCGCACGGTGACAAAAACCTTCTTAATGAGGGCCAATTTCGTGTTCTCAAAAAGTGCCACGGGAAATTCGACTGCCTCGTTTACGAGATGCTATTCATCCAAGAACTGAAGCCTAGCCTTAACACCGAGAGTGACTCCATTagtgctaaactctttgtttag